In Scatophagus argus isolate fScaArg1 chromosome 7, fScaArg1.pri, whole genome shotgun sequence, a genomic segment contains:
- the cpt1ab gene encoding carnitine O-palmitoyltransferase 1, liver isoform isoform X1: MAEAHQAVAFQFTVTPDGIDLQLCHEALRQIYLSGLHSWKKRFIRFKNGVMTGVYPGSPAGFMVVVVSYMSYNKYQRLDPSLGLIAKLGQHVPISRYMSTDSQRIVGGVLVGTGLWVTIIMIMRNVLKCLLSWHGWMYAHHGSVSWSTRLWMILVKVFSGRKPMLYSFQNSLPRLPVPAVKDTCKRYLESVRPLMDDEQYERMKGLTKDFEKNLGPRLQWYLKLKSWWASNYVSDWWEEYIYLRGRGPIMVNSNYYAMDFLYVFPTSIQAARAGNAIHAIMLYRRKLDRAQIKPIYLLANKVPLCSAQWERMFNTTRIPGLETDILQHMNESKHIAVYHKGRFFKVWMFYDGRLLLPREIEQQMERILADKSDPLPGEEKLAALTAGDRTPWAKARDTYFSRGKNKQSLDAIEKAAFVVTLDDTEQRHDANNPVKSLDSYAKSLLHGKCYDRWFDKSFNLIVFKNGTMGLNAEHSWADAPIVGHLWEHVLSMDPVKLGYTEEGHCRGEPHPNLPGPQRLQWDIPAECQEVIQSSLTVARTLADDVDSHIFPFSDFGKGLIKKCRTSPDAFIQIALQLAHYRDKGKFCLTYEASMTRLFREGRTETVRSCTMESCAFVRSMIRDETREERLKLLKLAAEKHQNMYRLAMTGQGIDRHLFCLYVVSKYLGEDSPFLKEVLSEPWRLSTSQTPLQQVELFDLVRHPEYVSSGGGFGPVADDGYGVSYIIVGENLINFHISSKHSSPETDSHRFGSNIRQAMLDMLDLFQLRKNAK; this comes from the exons ATGGCAGAAGCGCACCAGGCGGTGGCCTTCCAATTCACCGTCACCCCTGATGGCATTGACCTGCAGCTGTGCCACGAAGCTCTACGCCAGATCTACCTCTCTGGCCTCCACTCCTGGAAGAAAAGGTTCATTCGCTTCAAG AATGGGGTGATGACTGGTGTGTACCCTGGCAGCCCTGCTGGGTTCATGGTAGTGGTTGTGTCCTACATGTCCTACAATAAATATCAACGGCTCGATCCCTCTCTGGGATTGATTGCCAAGCTGGGTCAACACGTACCCATCAG TCGATATATGTCTACAGACAGCCAGAGGATAGTTGGAGGAGTTCTGGTGGGCACAGGCCTGTGGGTCACCATAATCATGATTATGAGGAATGTCCTAAAGTGTCTGTTGTCATGGCATGGCTGGATGTATGCACACCATGGCTCTGTGTCCTGGTCTACCCGTCTGTGGATG ATATTAGTGAAGGTGTTCTCTGGCAGGAAACCAATGCTGTACAGTTTCCAGAACTCGCTGCCACGGCTACCTGTTCCAGCTGTCAAGGACACCTGCAAAAGG TATTTGGAGTCTGTGCGCCCACTGATGGATGATGAGCAGTATGAACGGATGAAGGGCTTGACAAAAGACTTTGAGAAGAACCTGGGTCCCAGGCTGCAGTGGTACCTCAAACTCAAGTCCTGGTGGGCCTCCAACTAT GTTAGTGACTGGTGGGAGGAGTACATTTACCTTAGAGGTCGTGGGCCCATCATGGTCAACAGCAACTATTATGCCATG GATTTCCTATATGTGTTCCCCACCTCCATCCAGGCTGCAAGGGCAGGTAATGCCATCCATGCTATCATGCTCTACAGGAGAAAGCTGGACAGAGCCCAGATCAAACCA ATATACTTGCTGGCAAACAAGGTTCCTCTGTGTTCGGCTCAGTGGGAGCGGATGTTTAACACCACCCGCATCCCTGGTTTGGAGACAG ACATCCTTCAGCACATGAACGAGAGCAAACACATAGCTGTGTACCATAAGGGTCGCTTTTTCAAGGTGTGGATGTTTTATGACGGTCGGCTGCTGTTGCCACGGGAGATAGAGCAGCAGATGGAGAGGATCTTGGCAGACAAGTCGGACCCCTTACCAGGAGAGGAGAAACTAGCAGCTCTCACTGCAGGGGACAG GACCCCGTGGGCCAAGGCTCGTGACACCTACTTCAGCCGTGGTAAGAACAAGCAATCTTTGGACGCCATTGAGAAGGCAGCCTTTGTTGTAACCCTGGATGACACCGAGCAGCGCCATGATGCTAACAACCCAGTCAAGTCTCTGGACAGTTATGCCAAGTCACTGCTCCATGGAAAATGCTACGACAG gtgGTTTGATAAATCCTTTAACCTGATAGTTTTTAAGAATGGCACCATGGGACTGAACGCAGAGCATTCCTGGGCAGATGCTCCTATCGTTGGCCATCTTTGGGAG CATGTACTTTCCATGGATCCTGTTAAGCTGGGCTATACTGAGGAGGGTCACTGCCGAGGGGAGCCCCACCCCAACCTGCCAGGTCCTCAGAGGCTGCAGTGGGACATCCCTGCTGAG TGCCAGGAGGTCATCCAGAGCTCCCTGACGGTCGCCAGGACTCTGGCTGATGATGTGGACTCTCACATTTTCCCCTTCAGTGACTTTGGCAAGGGTCTGATTAAGAAGTGCCGCACCAGTCCAGATGCCTTCATCCAGATCGCCCTCCAGCTGGCCCATTACAGG GACAAAGGGAAGTTCTGCCTAACATACGAGGCCTCCATGACACGTTTGTTCCGTGAGGGCCGAACAGAAACTGTGCGCTCCTGCACCATGGAGTCCTGTGCCTTTGTTCGTTCCATGATCAGAGATGAGACA AGAGAAGAGCGCCTCAAGTTGCTCAAACTGGCAGCAGAGAAGCACCAAAACATGTACCGCCTGGCAATGACAGGACAGGGCATCGACCGtcaccttttctgtctttacgTGGTTTCCAAATATCTAGGAGAAGACTCACCCTTCCTCAAGGAG GTCCTGTCTGAGCCTTGGAGGCTGTCCACCAGTCAGACCCCTCTGCAGCAGGTTGAGTTGTTCGATCTGGTCAGACATCCTGAGTATGTGTCCTCTGGAGGTGGATTTGGTCCA GTTGCTGATGATGGTTATGGTGTCTCCTACATCATTGTTGGTGAGAACCTCATCAACTTCCACATCTCAAGCAAACACTCAAGCCCAGAAACT GACTCCCACCGTTTTGGCTCCAACATCAGGCAGGCCATGCTGGACATGCTGGATCTCTTCCAGCTCAGGAAGAATGCCAAGTGA
- the cpt1ab gene encoding carnitine O-palmitoyltransferase 1, liver isoform isoform X2, whose amino-acid sequence MAEAHQAVAFQFTVTPDGIDLQLCHEALRQIYLSGLHSWKKRFIRFKNGVMTGVYPGSPAGFMVVVVSYMSYNKYQRLDPSLGLIAKLGQHVPISRYMSTDSQRIVGGVLVGTGLWVTIIMIMRNVLKCLLSWHGWMYAHHGSVSWSTRLWMILVKVFSGRKPMLYSFQNSLPRLPVPAVKDTCKRYLESVRPLMDDEQYERMKGLTKDFEKNLGPRLQWYLKLKSWWASNYVSDWWEEYIYLRGRGPIMVNSNYYAMDFLYVFPTSIQAARAGNAIHAIMLYRRKLDRAQIKPLMLQHTIPMCSAQYEYMFNTSRVPGVETDILQHMNESKHIAVYHKGRFFKVWMFYDGRLLLPREIEQQMERILADKSDPLPGEEKLAALTAGDRTPWAKARDTYFSRGKNKQSLDAIEKAAFVVTLDDTEQRHDANNPVKSLDSYAKSLLHGKCYDRWFDKSFNLIVFKNGTMGLNAEHSWADAPIVGHLWEHVLSMDPVKLGYTEEGHCRGEPHPNLPGPQRLQWDIPAECQEVIQSSLTVARTLADDVDSHIFPFSDFGKGLIKKCRTSPDAFIQIALQLAHYRDKGKFCLTYEASMTRLFREGRTETVRSCTMESCAFVRSMIRDETREERLKLLKLAAEKHQNMYRLAMTGQGIDRHLFCLYVVSKYLGEDSPFLKEVLSEPWRLSTSQTPLQQVELFDLVRHPEYVSSGGGFGPVADDGYGVSYIIVGENLINFHISSKHSSPETDSHRFGSNIRQAMLDMLDLFQLRKNAK is encoded by the exons ATGGCAGAAGCGCACCAGGCGGTGGCCTTCCAATTCACCGTCACCCCTGATGGCATTGACCTGCAGCTGTGCCACGAAGCTCTACGCCAGATCTACCTCTCTGGCCTCCACTCCTGGAAGAAAAGGTTCATTCGCTTCAAG AATGGGGTGATGACTGGTGTGTACCCTGGCAGCCCTGCTGGGTTCATGGTAGTGGTTGTGTCCTACATGTCCTACAATAAATATCAACGGCTCGATCCCTCTCTGGGATTGATTGCCAAGCTGGGTCAACACGTACCCATCAG TCGATATATGTCTACAGACAGCCAGAGGATAGTTGGAGGAGTTCTGGTGGGCACAGGCCTGTGGGTCACCATAATCATGATTATGAGGAATGTCCTAAAGTGTCTGTTGTCATGGCATGGCTGGATGTATGCACACCATGGCTCTGTGTCCTGGTCTACCCGTCTGTGGATG ATATTAGTGAAGGTGTTCTCTGGCAGGAAACCAATGCTGTACAGTTTCCAGAACTCGCTGCCACGGCTACCTGTTCCAGCTGTCAAGGACACCTGCAAAAGG TATTTGGAGTCTGTGCGCCCACTGATGGATGATGAGCAGTATGAACGGATGAAGGGCTTGACAAAAGACTTTGAGAAGAACCTGGGTCCCAGGCTGCAGTGGTACCTCAAACTCAAGTCCTGGTGGGCCTCCAACTAT GTTAGTGACTGGTGGGAGGAGTACATTTACCTTAGAGGTCGTGGGCCCATCATGGTCAACAGCAACTATTATGCCATG GATTTCCTATATGTGTTCCCCACCTCCATCCAGGCTGCAAGGGCAGGTAATGCCATCCATGCTATCATGCTCTACAGGAGAAAGCTGGACAGAGCCCAGATCAAACCA CTCATGCTTCAACACACTATTCCCATGTGCTCAGCCCAATACGAGTATATGTTCAACACCAGTCGTGTCCCAGGTGTAGAAACAG ACATCCTTCAGCACATGAACGAGAGCAAACACATAGCTGTGTACCATAAGGGTCGCTTTTTCAAGGTGTGGATGTTTTATGACGGTCGGCTGCTGTTGCCACGGGAGATAGAGCAGCAGATGGAGAGGATCTTGGCAGACAAGTCGGACCCCTTACCAGGAGAGGAGAAACTAGCAGCTCTCACTGCAGGGGACAG GACCCCGTGGGCCAAGGCTCGTGACACCTACTTCAGCCGTGGTAAGAACAAGCAATCTTTGGACGCCATTGAGAAGGCAGCCTTTGTTGTAACCCTGGATGACACCGAGCAGCGCCATGATGCTAACAACCCAGTCAAGTCTCTGGACAGTTATGCCAAGTCACTGCTCCATGGAAAATGCTACGACAG gtgGTTTGATAAATCCTTTAACCTGATAGTTTTTAAGAATGGCACCATGGGACTGAACGCAGAGCATTCCTGGGCAGATGCTCCTATCGTTGGCCATCTTTGGGAG CATGTACTTTCCATGGATCCTGTTAAGCTGGGCTATACTGAGGAGGGTCACTGCCGAGGGGAGCCCCACCCCAACCTGCCAGGTCCTCAGAGGCTGCAGTGGGACATCCCTGCTGAG TGCCAGGAGGTCATCCAGAGCTCCCTGACGGTCGCCAGGACTCTGGCTGATGATGTGGACTCTCACATTTTCCCCTTCAGTGACTTTGGCAAGGGTCTGATTAAGAAGTGCCGCACCAGTCCAGATGCCTTCATCCAGATCGCCCTCCAGCTGGCCCATTACAGG GACAAAGGGAAGTTCTGCCTAACATACGAGGCCTCCATGACACGTTTGTTCCGTGAGGGCCGAACAGAAACTGTGCGCTCCTGCACCATGGAGTCCTGTGCCTTTGTTCGTTCCATGATCAGAGATGAGACA AGAGAAGAGCGCCTCAAGTTGCTCAAACTGGCAGCAGAGAAGCACCAAAACATGTACCGCCTGGCAATGACAGGACAGGGCATCGACCGtcaccttttctgtctttacgTGGTTTCCAAATATCTAGGAGAAGACTCACCCTTCCTCAAGGAG GTCCTGTCTGAGCCTTGGAGGCTGTCCACCAGTCAGACCCCTCTGCAGCAGGTTGAGTTGTTCGATCTGGTCAGACATCCTGAGTATGTGTCCTCTGGAGGTGGATTTGGTCCA GTTGCTGATGATGGTTATGGTGTCTCCTACATCATTGTTGGTGAGAACCTCATCAACTTCCACATCTCAAGCAAACACTCAAGCCCAGAAACT GACTCCCACCGTTTTGGCTCCAACATCAGGCAGGCCATGCTGGACATGCTGGATCTCTTCCAGCTCAGGAAGAATGCCAAGTGA